In one window of Streptomyces roseofulvus DNA:
- a CDS encoding glutathione synthase yields MSYKILVLVSEASKFELDNHSIIPSALYREGHEVHIGDIDTLNVHESVVVCDRVKLSEEFAAGGDFPTMRESYASAEDFDLVWVLAGTHPEAGNASFQLLWLLNQRVPFVNDASALFYLNTKINLGAIVPAENLPVSYVTNDFDFLNALVEGDGDRSWVIKPTNDGCGADVYVVNKTDRNRSALLGSATGNAMSRYGRYGRDIIGMAKRHTAVQEYIPNIRTNEKRVIIAGDVPVSGFLRFHPEHDNRSNATLGARFEALELTPEEDAFVRRLGKRMMDLGIFYSGIDLAFPYVVEVNMVNPGGLSYHQLATGEDKSSEAVNTVLAALRAAGKLK; encoded by the coding sequence GTGTCCTACAAGATCCTCGTCCTCGTGTCCGAGGCGTCCAAGTTCGAGCTGGACAACCACTCGATCATCCCCAGCGCCCTGTACCGCGAGGGCCACGAGGTCCACATCGGCGACATCGACACGCTCAACGTCCACGAGTCGGTCGTGGTCTGCGACCGTGTGAAGCTGTCGGAGGAGTTCGCCGCGGGCGGCGACTTCCCGACGATGCGGGAGTCCTACGCCTCCGCGGAGGACTTCGACCTGGTCTGGGTCCTGGCGGGCACGCACCCCGAGGCCGGCAACGCCTCCTTCCAGCTGCTGTGGCTGCTCAATCAGCGCGTGCCGTTCGTCAACGACGCGTCCGCGCTGTTCTACCTCAACACCAAGATCAACCTCGGTGCCATCGTGCCCGCCGAGAACTTGCCCGTCTCGTACGTCACCAACGACTTCGACTTCCTGAACGCGCTGGTCGAGGGTGACGGCGACCGCTCCTGGGTGATCAAGCCGACCAACGACGGCTGCGGCGCGGACGTGTACGTGGTGAACAAGACGGACCGCAACCGCTCGGCCCTCCTCGGCTCGGCCACGGGCAACGCGATGTCCCGCTACGGCCGGTACGGGCGCGACATCATCGGCATGGCCAAGCGCCACACCGCGGTCCAGGAGTACATCCCCAACATCCGCACCAACGAGAAGCGCGTCATCATCGCGGGCGACGTCCCGGTCTCCGGCTTCCTGCGCTTCCACCCCGAGCACGACAACCGGTCCAACGCCACGCTGGGCGCGCGCTTCGAGGCCCTGGAACTGACGCCCGAGGAGGACGCGTTCGTCCGCCGGCTGGGCAAGCGCATGATGGACCTGGGCATCTTCTACTCGGGCATCGACCTCGCCTTCCCCTACGTGGTCGAGGTCAACATGGTCAACCCGGGCGGCCTGAGCTACCACCAGCTCGCCACGGGTGAGGACAAGTCCTCCGAGGCGGTCAACACCGTGCTCGCCGCCCTGCGCGCCGCCGGGAAGCTGAAGTGA
- a CDS encoding ATP-grasp domain-containing protein has product MSETQPTAVLLGPRDSVVAAAESLGLAVVIVDDPTQPRPPATDWPVVETAWTESADELVERLRAMEWSGPVSCFGFGEIGSVVSAVVNRELGWPGNAPEALHAFKDKAKLRSVVGDRAGKPVSHVVCRTRGELLPAIERIGHPCVVKPVDGTGSSGVRYLADSGEAEKHVAEMAFSTPHLVEEFLTGREYSVEAMSGPAGHRIVAVTEKATTGAPHFVETGHTLPVSLSPADEAAVTELVTAMLDAVDYRYGPSHTEIMLTAAGPRLIESHGRPGGDRISDMLILALGEDVFAQTMAAVFGLPVPSEPTGRRVAGIRYVTFDRTVPMHDISTALVASMPGVAEVHISVPAGQLPPSVSKSGDRHGFVVAVGDDRDELETRLEGAVRTLTASP; this is encoded by the coding sequence ATGTCTGAGACCCAGCCGACCGCCGTATTGCTGGGCCCCCGTGACTCCGTCGTCGCAGCGGCGGAGAGCCTGGGCCTGGCCGTGGTCATCGTCGACGATCCCACCCAGCCGCGCCCTCCGGCCACGGACTGGCCGGTCGTCGAGACCGCCTGGACCGAGTCCGCCGACGAACTCGTCGAGCGGTTGCGGGCGATGGAGTGGTCGGGTCCCGTGAGCTGCTTCGGCTTCGGCGAGATCGGCTCCGTCGTCTCCGCGGTCGTGAACCGGGAGCTGGGCTGGCCCGGCAACGCGCCGGAGGCACTGCACGCGTTCAAGGACAAGGCGAAGCTGCGCTCCGTGGTGGGCGACCGGGCCGGGAAGCCGGTCTCCCACGTCGTCTGCCGCACCCGGGGCGAGCTGCTGCCCGCGATCGAGCGGATCGGCCACCCCTGCGTGGTGAAGCCCGTCGACGGCACCGGCAGTTCCGGCGTGCGGTACCTCGCGGACTCCGGCGAGGCCGAGAAGCACGTGGCGGAGATGGCGTTCTCCACCCCGCATCTGGTCGAGGAGTTCCTGACCGGCCGCGAATACAGCGTCGAGGCCATGAGCGGCCCCGCCGGGCACCGGATCGTGGCCGTCACCGAGAAGGCGACCACCGGAGCACCGCACTTCGTCGAGACCGGCCACACCCTCCCGGTGAGCCTGTCCCCGGCGGACGAGGCGGCTGTGACGGAGCTGGTCACCGCGATGCTCGACGCGGTGGACTACCGGTACGGACCCTCGCACACCGAGATCATGCTGACCGCCGCCGGCCCTCGGCTCATCGAGTCGCACGGCCGCCCGGGCGGCGACCGGATCAGCGACATGCTGATCCTGGCCCTGGGCGAGGACGTCTTCGCCCAGACCATGGCCGCCGTGTTCGGGCTCCCCGTCCCCTCCGAGCCCACCGGCCGGCGGGTCGCCGGCATCCGCTACGTCACCTTCGACCGGACCGTGCCCATGCACGACATCAGCACCGCGCTGGTCGCCTCGATGCCGGGCGTGGCCGAGGTGCACATCAGCGTGCCGGCCGGACAACTCCCGCCGAGCGTCAGCAAGTCGGGCGACCGGCACGGATTCGTCGTGGCGGTCGGCGACGACCGCGACGAGCTGGAGACCCGTCTGGAGGGCGCGGTGCGCACCCTCACCGCGAGCCCCTGA
- a CDS encoding MFS transporter, protein MNTWRQTSPTGRALLVAVLVTGLTTFMFLPLLAIEFTAQGMRAGRVGFLVGLLAFCGQGFSLVSGLVVDRFGTLPALSCGFGLRIVGYLLLGAGLAGGTVMVPLVAGIVAIGVGGSLLGLSIKTLLVREAGSDRREMLALRSTFVNVGVIAGPALGAAVYPLGFQYVLAACVASHLLLGLRLTLRRAGGEVPGRPAESGDPSAPAEAGEAGGTPPAADGTRWARWQWVPLLLLGVVFWAIYSQLNVVLPIAAKQLTGSTAAISVVFTVNGALCVLFQYSLLRHVFRSTATRSLLVIGFLAFAVGYALLIPFTGWGALLAFVLPITLAEMLIAPSLDEQAVEASSLKRTGLALGTMSAAGALGSLLGSGMGGYLLQTLHGSADLWLVISTLSVVAAASCFLLPKGRAQHV, encoded by the coding sequence GTGAACACCTGGCGTCAGACCTCGCCGACGGGCCGTGCCCTTCTGGTGGCGGTGCTCGTCACCGGCCTGACGACGTTCATGTTCCTGCCCCTGCTGGCCATCGAGTTCACGGCACAGGGCATGCGGGCCGGCCGGGTGGGGTTCCTCGTGGGGCTGCTCGCCTTCTGCGGCCAGGGCTTCTCCCTCGTGTCGGGCCTGGTCGTGGACCGCTTCGGCACCCTGCCGGCTCTGTCCTGCGGCTTCGGTCTGCGCATCGTCGGCTACCTGTTGCTCGGCGCGGGTCTCGCGGGGGGCACCGTGATGGTGCCCCTCGTCGCCGGCATCGTGGCCATAGGCGTCGGCGGGTCGCTCCTCGGGCTGTCCATCAAGACCCTCCTGGTGCGGGAGGCCGGGTCGGACCGCAGGGAGATGCTCGCGCTGCGCTCGACGTTCGTGAACGTCGGCGTCATCGCGGGCCCGGCCCTGGGCGCGGCGGTCTACCCGCTCGGCTTCCAGTACGTCCTGGCCGCCTGTGTGGCCTCGCATCTGCTGCTCGGCCTGCGCCTGACGCTCAGGCGGGCCGGTGGCGAGGTGCCCGGCCGTCCGGCGGAATCCGGCGATCCGTCGGCCCCCGCCGAGGCCGGCGAGGCCGGCGGCACCCCGCCGGCCGCCGACGGCACGCGCTGGGCGAGGTGGCAGTGGGTTCCGCTGCTCCTGCTCGGCGTGGTCTTCTGGGCGATCTACAGCCAGCTCAACGTCGTCCTGCCCATCGCCGCGAAGCAGCTGACCGGCAGCACGGCCGCCATCTCCGTCGTCTTCACCGTCAACGGCGCGCTGTGCGTACTGTTCCAGTACTCCCTGCTGCGCCATGTGTTCCGGTCGACGGCCACCCGCAGCCTGCTCGTGATCGGGTTCCTCGCCTTCGCCGTCGGCTACGCGCTGCTCATCCCGTTCACCGGCTGGGGCGCGCTGCTGGCGTTCGTCCTGCCGATCACCCTGGCCGAGATGCTGATCGCCCCGAGCCTCGACGAGCAGGCCGTCGAGGCGAGTTCGCTGAAGCGCACCGGGCTGGCCCTCGGCACGATGAGCGCGGCCGGCGCACTCGGCAGTCTGCTCGGCTCCGGCATGGGCGGCTATCTCCTGCAGACCCTTCACGGCAGCGCCGACCTGTGGCTGGTGATCAGCACTCTGTCCGTCGTCGCGGCAGCCTCCTGCTTCCTCCTACCGAAAGGCCGTGCCCAGCATGTCTGA
- a CDS encoding pyridoxal-phosphate dependent enzyme: MVGRHAVYKSFAEKLSEPDLIDLGDGIYVVRFEVMKVTSVYAAVKDLLDRGVIQPGQTLVDSSSGIYGHALALVCRALGLKAHIFASVAVDAAIRTQLKYLGATYTQVPSSGDDGLQHDQETRVRLVHAYMKEHPDAYWMQQYHDDVHYIGYESVANTIVKELGSTGITVVGGVGTGASTSAMSRYLRASCADVRVAGIQPFGSRSFGSEAIPLDGFIIAGIGSGIRFDNIDYSAYDDIHWINFDASAAGCRSLLSQTGVFAGLSAGAGWQVARYLRAENPDGGPIVFMAADPGHRYVERVFPPDGPIEQDPDFRPKVITDLADMAGPWSTMNWARRPYAVEDDLPVYVPQT, encoded by the coding sequence ATGGTGGGAAGGCACGCGGTGTACAAGTCATTCGCCGAGAAACTCTCCGAGCCGGACCTGATCGATCTGGGAGACGGGATCTACGTCGTCCGGTTCGAGGTCATGAAGGTCACCTCGGTGTACGCGGCCGTCAAGGACCTTCTCGACCGCGGCGTGATCCAGCCCGGGCAGACCCTGGTGGACAGCTCCAGCGGCATCTACGGTCACGCTCTCGCGCTGGTGTGCCGCGCCCTGGGCCTCAAGGCCCACATCTTCGCGTCCGTCGCGGTCGACGCGGCGATCAGGACCCAGTTGAAGTACCTCGGGGCCACGTACACCCAGGTCCCCTCGTCCGGCGACGACGGGCTCCAGCACGACCAGGAGACGCGGGTCCGGCTGGTGCACGCGTACATGAAGGAGCACCCGGACGCGTACTGGATGCAGCAGTACCACGACGACGTCCACTACATCGGCTACGAGAGCGTCGCGAACACGATCGTCAAGGAGCTCGGCTCCACCGGGATCACGGTCGTCGGCGGCGTCGGCACCGGCGCCTCGACCAGTGCCATGAGCCGCTACCTTCGAGCCTCGTGCGCGGACGTCCGGGTGGCCGGCATCCAGCCCTTCGGAAGCCGGTCATTCGGTTCGGAGGCCATCCCGCTCGACGGATTCATCATCGCGGGCATCGGCAGCGGCATCCGATTCGACAACATCGACTACTCCGCGTACGACGACATCCACTGGATCAACTTCGATGCGTCGGCCGCGGGTTGCCGAAGCCTGCTCTCCCAGACCGGCGTCTTCGCCGGACTCTCGGCGGGAGCGGGCTGGCAGGTGGCCCGCTACCTGCGGGCGGAGAACCCCGACGGCGGCCCGATCGTCTTCATGGCCGCGGACCCGGGCCACCGGTACGTCGAGCGGGTCTTCCCGCCGGACGGCCCCATCGAGCAGGACCCGGACTTCCGCCCGAAGGTCATCACCGACCTGGCCGACATGGCGGGACCGTGGAGCACCATGAACTGGGCCAGGCGGCCGTACGCCGTCGAGGACGACCTTCCGGTCTACGTCCCGCAGACCTGA
- a CDS encoding non-ribosomal peptide synthetase has translation MTTLQLSGIADGPHLAEPVGPVCDEVMEQARRHPDRLAVVCGSDHLTYRQLAAAAEAVAAEQDLAGLRPGGARIGILAHRTAATVAHALGVSLGGRSFVFVDPEAPEAVVQHIRTTADVSLITDPRTGTPHTGPGTDPAAPKPARQRSLDDEAYVLYTSGSTGRPKGVSVSQRNLASSTAARLTVYEPYGTPVFLLLSPFHFDSSVAGVWGTLAAGGTVVVAREDERRDPAALFGLVARYGVTHLLAVPSFYAELLLTLGQDTAAGEAVASLRMAICAGEALPQSVIDGHFALLPGVALANEYGPTECTVWATYRVYERPGRSTIGRPIPGTSVHLLDDRLQPAEAGGVGQIALSGPGVSGGYVADAQQTNARFVTLTDASGATARAYLTGDLGRWSDEDGLEFAGRIDNEVKIRGVRVTIESIEEALVSHPGVHAAAVAYDAETSTTFAFVTVAPGAEADAASVRARAEAVLGSGVTPDRVVFAETLPRTAHDKIDRAALLASVRPLAPVAGPDAGGGLAAQIARAWSDVLGVDVLETERAGFFELGGNSLSIMRLARALGKIAGHPIGVKEVYRRGTIAQQVELLSTP, from the coding sequence ATGACGACTCTTCAGCTCAGCGGGATCGCCGACGGGCCGCATCTGGCCGAACCTGTGGGACCCGTCTGCGACGAGGTGATGGAGCAGGCACGACGACACCCCGACCGCCTGGCGGTCGTCTGCGGGAGCGACCACCTCACCTACCGACAGCTCGCCGCGGCGGCCGAGGCCGTCGCCGCCGAACAGGACCTGGCAGGGCTCCGGCCCGGTGGGGCGCGAATCGGGATCCTCGCACACCGCACGGCGGCCACCGTCGCCCACGCCCTGGGCGTCAGCCTCGGCGGCCGGTCGTTCGTCTTCGTCGACCCGGAGGCGCCCGAGGCCGTCGTCCAGCACATCCGCACGACGGCGGACGTCTCGCTGATCACCGACCCCCGGACGGGAACCCCGCACACCGGCCCCGGGACCGATCCGGCGGCGCCGAAGCCTGCGCGGCAGCGGTCGCTCGACGACGAGGCGTACGTGCTGTACACCTCGGGCAGCACCGGAAGGCCCAAGGGAGTGTCGGTCTCCCAGCGGAACCTGGCGAGCTCCACCGCCGCACGCCTCACCGTGTACGAGCCGTACGGCACCCCGGTCTTCCTGCTCCTGTCCCCGTTTCACTTCGATTCCTCGGTGGCAGGTGTCTGGGGCACGCTCGCGGCCGGCGGCACCGTGGTCGTGGCGCGCGAGGACGAGCGGCGCGACCCCGCCGCGCTCTTCGGGCTCGTGGCCCGGTACGGCGTCACCCATCTGCTGGCCGTGCCGAGCTTCTACGCCGAACTCCTGCTCACGCTCGGCCAGGACACGGCGGCCGGCGAGGCCGTCGCCTCGCTGCGGATGGCGATCTGCGCCGGCGAGGCCCTCCCGCAGAGCGTGATCGACGGCCACTTCGCGTTGCTGCCGGGCGTCGCCCTGGCCAACGAGTACGGTCCGACCGAATGCACCGTCTGGGCCACGTACCGCGTCTATGAGCGGCCGGGCCGTTCGACCATCGGCCGTCCCATCCCCGGCACGTCCGTCCACCTCCTCGACGACCGGCTGCAGCCCGCCGAGGCGGGAGGCGTGGGGCAGATCGCACTCTCCGGCCCGGGCGTGAGCGGTGGGTACGTCGCCGATGCCCAGCAGACGAACGCTCGGTTCGTCACCCTGACCGATGCGAGCGGCGCCACGGCGCGCGCCTATCTGACCGGCGACCTCGGCCGGTGGTCGGACGAGGACGGCCTGGAGTTCGCGGGCCGCATCGACAACGAGGTGAAGATCCGCGGCGTGCGGGTGACGATCGAGTCCATCGAGGAAGCCCTCGTCTCCCACCCCGGCGTGCACGCCGCCGCCGTCGCCTACGACGCCGAGACCTCGACCACCTTCGCCTTCGTCACCGTCGCGCCCGGGGCCGAGGCGGACGCCGCCTCGGTGCGGGCCAGGGCGGAGGCCGTTCTCGGATCCGGCGTGACGCCCGACCGCGTGGTGTTCGCCGAGACGCTGCCGCGCACCGCGCACGACAAGATCGACCGGGCCGCTCTGCTGGCCTCGGTCCGGCCGCTCGCGCCCGTCGCGGGACCGGACGCCGGCGGCGGCCTCGCCGCGCAGATCGCGCGTGCCTGGTCGGACGTCCTGGGCGTGGACGTCCTGGAGACCGAGAGGGCCGGCTTCTTCGAGCTCGGCGGGAACTCCCTCAGCATCATGCGGCTGGCCCGCGCCCTGGGAAAGATCGCCGGCCACCCGATCGGGGTCAAGGAGGTGTACCGGCGCGGCACCATCGCGCAGCAGGTGGAGCTCCTGTCCACCCCCTAG
- a CDS encoding thioesterase II family protein, translating into MSSSNPSITTFAPERDRTADPGASPAVLCFPHAGGSASFFRPWAGLLPASRVHAVQYPGREERIADEAPESLVELAGLVAEEILAGPRRYSLLFGHSMGAYVAFEVARLLESAGEPVPGVIVSSAAAPGLRAPVPYEHSADVRAYLERYEPLSPEISGDEELLELILDYSKSDLRLVAQYTGFAGKRIGARLTAVVGDDDVPEIRSGFSTWRQHTDGTFVPVVVPGGHFYLRGDPPVALIDAELARSAAVTGASS; encoded by the coding sequence ATGTCGTCGTCGAACCCCTCCATCACGACGTTCGCACCCGAGCGCGACCGGACCGCCGACCCCGGTGCCTCGCCGGCCGTGCTGTGCTTCCCGCACGCCGGCGGCAGCGCCTCGTTCTTCCGCCCCTGGGCCGGTCTGCTGCCCGCGTCCAGGGTCCACGCCGTGCAGTACCCCGGCCGTGAGGAGCGGATCGCGGACGAGGCGCCCGAGAGCCTCGTCGAGCTCGCCGGCCTCGTGGCCGAGGAGATCCTCGCCGGGCCCCGGCGGTACTCCCTGCTGTTCGGCCACAGCATGGGCGCCTATGTCGCCTTCGAGGTGGCGCGACTGCTGGAGAGCGCCGGGGAGCCCGTGCCCGGCGTGATCGTCTCCTCGGCCGCCGCGCCCGGCCTGCGGGCTCCCGTTCCCTACGAGCACTCGGCCGACGTCCGCGCCTACCTCGAACGCTACGAACCGCTGAGCCCGGAGATCAGCGGCGACGAGGAACTCCTCGAACTGATCCTCGACTACAGCAAGAGCGACCTGCGGCTCGTGGCGCAGTACACGGGGTTCGCCGGGAAGCGCATCGGCGCCCGTCTGACGGCCGTGGTGGGCGACGACGACGTACCGGAGATCCGGTCCGGGTTCTCCACGTGGCGGCAGCACACCGACGGCACGTTCGTCCCGGTCGTGGTGCCGGGCGGGCACTTCTACCTCCGCGGCGATCCGCCGGTGGCGCTGATCGACGCCGAGCTCGCCCGGTCCGCTGCGGTGACGGGAGCGTCCTCATGA
- a CDS encoding cytochrome P450, whose product MTGSDVRERIGSLVDGETYRHGNPFALWRWMRENEPVAWHEPGVFPGFWSLTGYDEVKEVLRDASTFSSSSGILLRPLAQGDDPGSNRTLALSDPPRHNVLRGAIAGWFAPRNLRRLSQTLDTTAESTVRKAVAAGRTEFVTDVAATLPLDVVCTFLDIPDADRPSLVEWSSEAFCAGTAEERTLAHLQILDYFGDLVEQRRARPGDDLVSVLAGVRHEGELLPLEEVVLNCDNLLVGGTENVRLAMSGGMLALLEHPDQWELLRGDFEGTVDTAIEELLRWTSSATHIMRRATRDVVLGGQRIRSGDLVACWLTSANFDPRHFRDPDVLDIRRTPNRHLALGAGPHYCIGTQLAKMEIRAVLREFCAQVGEVALDGAPERLDSIVVNGLRTLPLRLTPREPAARA is encoded by the coding sequence ATGACGGGAAGCGACGTGAGAGAGCGGATCGGCAGCCTCGTCGACGGCGAGACCTACCGTCACGGAAACCCCTTCGCACTGTGGCGGTGGATGCGGGAGAACGAGCCGGTGGCCTGGCACGAGCCCGGCGTCTTCCCCGGCTTCTGGTCCCTGACCGGGTACGACGAGGTGAAGGAGGTACTGCGCGACGCCTCGACGTTCAGCTCCTCCTCCGGCATCCTGCTGCGCCCGCTCGCCCAGGGAGACGATCCCGGCAGCAACCGGACCCTGGCGCTGTCCGACCCGCCGCGGCACAACGTGCTGAGGGGCGCCATCGCCGGCTGGTTCGCGCCGAGGAACCTGCGACGGCTGTCGCAGACCCTCGACACCACGGCGGAGTCGACGGTCCGGAAGGCGGTCGCCGCCGGGCGCACCGAGTTCGTCACCGATGTCGCCGCCACGCTGCCGCTCGACGTCGTCTGCACCTTCCTGGACATCCCGGACGCGGACCGCCCGTCCCTCGTGGAATGGTCCTCCGAGGCGTTCTGCGCCGGGACGGCCGAGGAGCGCACCCTCGCCCACCTGCAGATCCTCGACTACTTCGGGGATCTCGTGGAGCAGCGCCGGGCACGTCCCGGCGACGACCTGGTGAGCGTCCTCGCGGGCGTCCGCCACGAAGGCGAACTGCTGCCGCTGGAGGAGGTGGTGCTCAACTGCGACAACCTCCTCGTCGGCGGGACCGAGAACGTCCGGCTCGCCATGTCCGGTGGGATGCTCGCCCTGCTGGAGCACCCGGACCAGTGGGAGCTGCTGCGCGGCGACTTCGAGGGCACCGTGGACACCGCGATCGAGGAACTGCTCCGGTGGACCTCCAGCGCCACGCACATCATGCGCCGGGCCACCCGCGACGTCGTGCTCGGCGGACAGCGGATCCGCAGCGGAGACCTGGTGGCCTGCTGGCTCACCTCCGCCAACTTCGACCCGCGGCACTTCCGTGACCCCGACGTCCTCGACATCCGGCGCACCCCCAACCGGCACCTGGCCCTGGGCGCCGGCCCGCACTACTGCATCGGCACGCAGCTCGCCAAGATGGAGATCCGTGCGGTGCTGCGGGAGTTCTGCGCCCAGGTCGGCGAGGTCGCGCTGGACGGGGCCCCCGAACGACTGGACTCCATCGTCGTCAACGGACTGCGCACGCTGCCGCTGCGGCTGACCCCGCGGGAGCCGGCCGCCCGGGCGTGA
- a CDS encoding BTAD domain-containing putative transcriptional regulator, giving the protein MQEARQALDGGMVPEAVAKLRNALALWRGPVLAGNCGSVIAAASAVLEERMLAATGQLAELRLAMGETEELIGDLRELTSHHPLRESFRGQLMLALHRAGRQAEALAEYAAIRRLLAEELGIDPGKQLSTLHEAILRGSPDLALPGPSRQPHAPTALHPLPARQAPCTLPYDLTDFTGRDRELQLLIGQAGGQDAGTVRIVAIDGMGGCGKTALAVHAAHRLAEAYPDGRIHADLRGFTPEEEPRRPGAVIGSLLKCLSVPAEHIPEGLDDRVALWRATLAERRILLLLDNASDAAQVRPLLPASSGCLVLITSRNRLVGLDGAVSLSLGIPSAAEARALVTEALGAERAAKEPEAVDALVELCGRLPLALRIAATRLRSRPQWTVQHLVDRLRHSSRRLDELRSGDRSVEETLWLSYRALDDEHRKSFRLLARHSGAEIGASTAAALLGTRPHTAENVLEHLMDMHLVEQHEIGRYAFHDLVRGFAQRLPEPEALLRVPRPGSCVPASAG; this is encoded by the coding sequence CTGCAGGAGGCCCGCCAGGCGCTGGACGGGGGCATGGTGCCCGAGGCCGTGGCGAAGCTCCGCAACGCCCTCGCCCTGTGGCGCGGCCCGGTACTGGCCGGGAACTGCGGATCGGTGATCGCCGCTGCCTCCGCCGTGCTCGAGGAGCGCATGCTGGCCGCCACGGGACAGCTCGCCGAGCTCAGGCTGGCCATGGGCGAGACGGAGGAACTCATCGGCGACCTGCGCGAACTGACGTCGCATCACCCCCTGCGGGAGAGCTTCCGCGGCCAGCTGATGCTCGCGCTGCACCGCGCCGGCCGCCAGGCCGAGGCACTGGCCGAGTACGCGGCCATCCGCAGGCTCCTGGCCGAGGAACTGGGCATCGACCCGGGCAAACAGCTCAGCACCCTCCACGAGGCGATCCTGCGCGGAAGCCCCGACCTCGCCCTCCCCGGACCCTCCCGGCAGCCGCACGCCCCGACCGCACTGCACCCGCTGCCGGCACGCCAGGCCCCCTGCACACTGCCGTACGACCTGACGGACTTCACCGGTCGCGATCGTGAACTGCAGCTGCTCATCGGACAGGCCGGCGGGCAGGACGCGGGAACCGTCCGGATCGTCGCCATCGACGGGATGGGCGGCTGCGGCAAGACGGCCCTCGCGGTGCACGCCGCGCACCGCCTCGCCGAGGCGTACCCGGACGGTCGGATCCACGCCGACCTGCGCGGCTTCACCCCCGAGGAGGAGCCCCGCCGGCCGGGCGCGGTGATCGGCTCGCTGCTGAAGTGCCTGAGCGTGCCGGCCGAGCACATTCCCGAGGGCCTGGACGACCGGGTCGCCCTGTGGCGGGCCACGCTCGCCGAGCGACGGATCCTGCTGCTCCTGGACAACGCCAGCGACGCGGCTCAGGTCCGGCCGCTGCTCCCGGCCTCCTCGGGATGCCTGGTGCTGATCACCAGCCGGAACCGGCTGGTCGGACTCGACGGAGCGGTGTCGCTCTCCCTCGGCATCCCCTCGGCCGCGGAGGCCCGTGCGCTGGTCACGGAGGCGCTGGGGGCAGAGCGGGCGGCGAAGGAACCGGAGGCCGTGGACGCGCTGGTCGAGTTGTGCGGTCGCCTGCCGTTGGCCCTGCGCATCGCCGCGACCAGACTGCGCAGCCGCCCGCAGTGGACCGTGCAGCACCTGGTGGACCGGCTCCGCCACTCGTCCCGGCGCCTCGACGAGCTGCGATCCGGAGACCGAAGCGTCGAGGAGACGCTGTGGCTCTCGTACCGGGCACTGGACGACGAACACCGCAAGTCCTTCCGGCTGCTCGCCCGCCACTCCGGTGCGGAGATCGGCGCGTCCACGGCCGCCGCTCTGCTGGGCACCCGGCCGCACACGGCCGAGAACGTGCTGGAGCATCTGATGGACATGCATCTGGTCGAGCAGCACGAAATCGGCCGGTACGCCTTCCACGACCTGGTGCGGGGCTTCGCCCAGCGCCTGCCGGAGCCCGAGGCGCTGTTGCGCGTCCCCCGTCCCGGCAGCTGTGTGCCGGCCTCCGCCGGGTAG
- a CDS encoding AfsR/SARP family transcriptional regulator, which yields MRLRLGGPVPVRILTALLLDPGRVVPISRLVEAAWDEDPPATAAHQVRKAIADLRQRILHGPDVIITDGPGYRIDVGPDQLDVSRFTL from the coding sequence GTGCGATTGCGACTGGGCGGGCCCGTTCCCGTCCGGATCCTCACCGCGCTCCTGCTCGACCCGGGACGGGTGGTACCGATCTCCCGCCTGGTGGAGGCGGCGTGGGACGAGGATCCGCCGGCCACCGCCGCGCACCAGGTGCGCAAGGCGATCGCGGATCTGCGGCAGCGAATCCTGCACGGTCCGGACGTCATCATCACCGACGGGCCCGGCTACCGCATCGACGTGGGGCCCGACCAGCTCGACGTCAGCAGGTTCACCCTCTGA